The Antechinus flavipes isolate AdamAnt ecotype Samford, QLD, Australia chromosome 4, AdamAnt_v2, whole genome shotgun sequence genomic interval tgaaaaggttaaaaaaaaaaaagtgtttaatgTTAAAGCCTTTAGATTCTGTCTGTCAAAAAATGGTGGGAAAACAAACAATAGTatgagaggaggggagggaggctggTTGGTAAGACTTTTTCCTCTGCCcaactttcccttccttccactctcattccctctctgcttctctgaatTGCATAAAATTCAGATCTCTCCATGGGTTCTTTCTTCCTGAGCCCTGGAGCTGCTGCTGCTAACTTAGGACTTGTCACACATGTGCCAGCTAGCCCCACAACTACTTTCTACCTCCTGCCCCACTTTACCATAAGTATGGCACCCCTACATTgtggtgattcaaaacaattccaatagactcaggACAGAAAATGATATCTGcaatcagagagagaactatggagactgaatgtggattaaagcccagaattctcacctttttttttttttttttttgggggggggggggggagaggagtgAGGGTAAGgggttgctttttttctttatcatgtttttttggtctgaattttttgtacaaaatgacaaatatgaaaatttgcTTAAAGAATAGCACATAGCAAGGAaatagggaaaaaggaagaaaaatctggaacacaaagttttacaaaactgaatgttgaaaactatctttacatgtttttggaaaataaaatactactgaaaagaaaaattctaaaaaaaaaagaaatgttttttaaaagctttttcttttcctttttttttattattataactttttatttacaagatatatgcatgggtaaattttcagcattgacagctgcaaaatcttttgtttcaatttttcccctcctttcccccaccccctcccccagatagcaggtagaccaatacatgttaaataaaatatatgtatacatatccatacagttattttgctgcacaagaagaataggactctgaaataaactaaaattaacctgagaaaggaaatcaaaaatgtaaacagattaaGAACAGAGGAAtcagaaatgctatgtagtggttcacactcatttcccagagttcttttgctggctatagctgattctattcattattgaacaaatggaactgatttggttcatctgattattgaagagagccacatccatcagaattgatcatcatataatatagtaattgaagtatataatgatctcctgatcgtgctcatttcactcagcatcagttcatgtaagtctctccaggactttctgaaatcatcctgctggtcatttcttacagaacaataatattccataacattcatatcccacaatttattcagccattctccaattgatgggcatccactcagtttctagtttctggccactacaaaaagggctgccacaaatatttttgcacatgtgggtcccttcttcttctttaagatctctttgggatataaacccaatagtaacactgctggatcaaagggtttgtacagtttgataactttttgagaatagttccaaatcactctccagaatggttggatgtattcacaattccatcaacaatgcatcagtgtctcagttttcctacatcccctccaacattcaaaagctttttattttcaaaacatgtgcatatagttttcaacattcaccccttgcaaaatcttgtgctccaaaaataaataaaaagataaattattttaaaataaaggctACTGCAATTGCCCAGGCATCTATGGATAAGTACAAGAAATGTTATGatggtagaaatgacaagatttgacaactgagtgATATTTATGGGATAAGAGTAAAGAGGATGCTGAGATTATGAACCTGGGAGAATAGTGGCACTCTAAGGTACCAGAGAAGTTCAGAAGACAGGACATTTTTTGAGGGAAAACTATTAAGTTCTGCTATGGACAGGTTGAGTAGGAGACCCCCTTTGGAGTAGTCATATTGAAATGTTAGTAGGAAGCTAAAGAGATAGTACTGGAGCATAAAAAGAGACTAAGGCtagagagatatacatatatggaatCTTAAGTGTTTTAAGAGAACTGAACCCATGGAAGTTGATAAGATCACCCAGGAAAGCAATGTAAGGGACTTCCACAATTCTGGGACATGACAAGGTTGCAGTTCCTGCAAAGCAGATTGAGAAGTAATGTTTGCAAAGAGATAATATccaggagggaaagggaacaacCCTGCCAAATACAATAACGATGTCAAGAAGGATGATAGATGTCAAGAAGGATGATAACTGACAAAGACTGCAAAAGATCGGCTCATTAAGAGATCACTGGAAACAGAAAGGCAGTTATAATTAAGCTAAGATCAGAAACCAGAGTTAAGTAAAGAGtggggaaaaaagcaagtaaaagtatcaaatatcgatacagttattttgctgcataagaagaataggactctgaaataaggtaaaattaacctgagaaaggaaaaaaaattagctataCAAGAAAGGAGAGATGCAGGATGACAGCTAGTGGGAACTGTATAATAAAGGGAGGGCTTTTCTGGGATGGGAGAGTCACAGCCAGAATTTTTGCCAACAGGCAAGGCAATGAGCATTTTATTAAGTGATTGCCATGGACTAAGCAAACAGAGACAGACCAATGGTTAGACAAACAGTAGAGATAGATGTCCAAGCAGCTGGCtggagaagataaggaaggataTGCCCATCAAGATTCTATCTACAGAAACTGGCAATGGTCAAGAAACCTCTTCGCAAACTGACAGGAAGGATAATACAGCAATGGGACAATGTCAAGAGAACTTGAGATTGGGTAGCTTCCATTTTTTCTGTGGAGTATGAGGCCAGGTCTTCAGGGAAGAAGGTGGGGAGCAATCTAAAGAGAAGAGGGGCGCTGTTTGGAAGAGCTGATCTGTTAGATCCGGAGTTGGTCAGAGAAGGGTAAAACTGTCTTGTGTCAGGGAGGATGCAGCTGAACTCAGTTAACAAATTCATAGTGCACTCAATTAACATGTTTTCTACCATTCTTTAGCTCCACTGAACAATACATgcataggaataaaggaagtGGGTGATAAAAACAATAGAGGTTTGCAATGTGGCATGGGGTTGATAGGACTCATGAAGAGACTGAGACTGGAAGGGAAGAAGGGCTGAGAGGACAAAAAATAGAGATGAAGATGAAATGTGAAATAATATGAGAAGTTGGGAATTAGAAGAATCATCTTTGCAGCACATGGCAAGATCAGGACATAATTAGAACATAAATAGTATTCTACCCATTTTAGttaaaagaattcagaaaggCACCAAAATTAAGAAACCTAGGTTCCCTGCAAAGGCAATCCTTTCAAGTCAAAATCTAAGAGTAAGACTAAACTATtactaaatttattatatttattagtaGAGTACCAAAAGGTTCCGTTTTCAAATCTGTGGGTAGGACGATTACTTACGTGATTTTTCTTTAGTAGCATCTAATACCCGAGGAACATTCTCCCGAATAAATGAATGAGCTTTCATAATGAAACGaacctaaaaaggaaaaatgattcaACTGTCTTCCATTTTCTCATAATTCCCAATATCATTATGACAATGTGACATACTAACATCAGTCAATATTGCCTCTCATTCTATACAAAACTGTCATAAGTTCATTCTAAAGATaaccaaatataattttaaaaaagccatCTCTGAATCTGAGTACTAATAAGGCAAGGCATTTTTCATTCATCCCATTAGGCATTAGTCATGGTCAATATCAAATGAAGAAGACGATTcagtttttaaacatatatattagaAGTTTCTAATATAACTAAGTTAagcaacaaataaatgaaaacaaaagtagCAAAAGATATTCCAAATATCTTTAATTTGAGATAAGTTGAATATTCAGTTTTTATGTATCTTATTGTTCaactaatctttattttataatttacattattttataattaaaacttttaattagataaaacaGGAATTAAAACTTATATCTGAGGGTTTTGctgctttaaaatttattcttaacttattaaaaaacacaataaagaaaTAGCAATAAAACTGTCCAACTTTCAGGCTTGGAACTCTTGAGAAACTTGTGCCAATAGTCAGAAATGTTTCTATAAAAAGAAGGGTATCAGCATGCTACAGGTTTAATGTCTGAGAAGTCTTGACAGAATACCTTCCTAATTTTCAAACCAAAAGAGAGCCTAATTATTTTGTTAGAAGCTGCAAATGTAACCTATTTAGAAAATTCTAGGATACTTACCTGTTCAAGTATAACTATGAATCGGGAAGCTGGTGGCAACATATAGGTCAATACAATATAAGTTGATCCACATCCCAAACCTACAATCTGGAAAAGCATGAAAAGCATCCCATAGAAACAAGAATGGAGAATTGGACGGGAACTCGTTGCATATCCTTTGGCCCAGTGTTCAAAAAGTAAATAAGGAATGATCAATGTACTCAGGAACATGATCCACCAAGTGCAAATTACAACAGGAAATTTGCCAAAAGCATAAGTAAAGAGGCTGAATTCTAGGACCAGtctggaagagaagaaaaaaaaatatataaaacacaagAGTTAAACATACTATACACAAATCTTTGATCACCATTAAAAACCTACTGTTCTACCCGAGGTCTGTTGATGATGATCCATAATAAGAAATTCTACCACAATTAATTTCAAAATGCTTCTGTTAGACAAAGACCACCTCTGATTCAGTGTCTAACagtttctataaaaaaaatgtcCTGGAATTACAAGGGGCAAATGGTTATAGAAAAACTGTTTTCATATTTGCAATCTTATATTTATGTCTCTAACTTGATTAacactaaaaattagatttttagcTTGCATTGTTGAAGGGCTCTAAATAGAAACTTGAAATCTGTGCTTCTGAAAATTCTGTTTAGTTAgccttatattctttttttatatatagctttttatttacaagatatatgcatgagtaatttttcaccattgatccttgcaaaaccttctgttccaactttttccctccttcctccaccccctcctccagatgacaggtagaccaaaacatgttaaatatgttaaagtatatattaaatataatataatattatatatatatatatatatgtacatatccatagttattttgctgcacaagaagaatcagactttgaaataaggtaaaattaacctgagaaaggaaatcaaaaatgcaaacagataaaaacagagggaccagaaatgctatgtagtggttcacactcatttcccagagttccttcacTGGCTAtagctagttctattcattattgaacaaatggaactgatttggttcatctcattgttaaagagagtcaggtccattagaattgatcaatttgatcaacatatagtattgttgttgaagtatataacgatctcctggtcctgctcatttcactcagcatcaattcgtgtaagtctacccaggcctttctgaaatcatcctgctggtcatttcttaccaaataataatattccataacattcatataccacaacttattcagtcattctacaattgatgggtagccattcaatttccagtttctagccactacaaagagggctagccttatattcttaaaataataaaaattttaaaacattagcatacgtttcttttaaaagtacttCTACATCTAAGAAAAGTTGTAATTTTCCACTTCAAAAGTTAGCATGTTAAAAAATTTCCAGTTACTTGTGCCTTCTACTCTATAAGATATATAGCTGATCCTTATTTTGAGGTCACAGATAGTGATCTCATGCATTTTTCTgcctatatataaaatatatatatatatggacattCCATTGTCAAATGCTCTTATTACTCAAAtttaaattagaggaataaaaaCTTAACGCATCTTCCTTGTCAAATTCAACAACTTTTTCCATATTATCTTACCTTCCTTCATCAATGTAGTCCACTACAAGTGTGCTGAGAATGAAGAGGATGAGAAGGGCAATAAACATATGATATATTGTTCGAATGTGGTTTACTTCCAATAGCTCACtgtaaatgaaattgaaaatgaaatgtcattaaaatatcaattactaagggcagctagatagggcagtggatagaacaccagccctggagtcagttcaaatccaatctcagatacctaacactaactgtgtgaccctgggcaactcacttaactccaactgccacCTCCTCACACACAAAATCAATTACTACCACCTTGCATTAATAAAATGTCCTTTGTAAGAATTCAatacattttgtttattttaatatttctatgaTTAGAAAACAAAGATATATAGGGTAGAAGTCAAATTTATCAGAGTAAGagcatattaaaacaattctgaggtactatctctccatctctctctctcacacacacacacacgtacacacacacacacacacacacacacacacacacacacacacacatcctttagccagattggctaagatgacaaaaaaagcaCAATGACAAATTCTGGAAAAGCAGTAGAAAAACAGGTATATTAATACACAGTTGGTGGAGCAATGAACtggtctagccattctggaaactATATCCCCAAAGCAAACTATTATCCtttctgcatatcctttgattcagctaAACCACTATTAGTTTATGCtccaaaaagaacaagaaaatgaaaaagaacccacatgtacaaaaatatttactccTTTTgaggtaacaaagaattgaaattaaGGAGATatgcccattaattgaagaatggttgaacaagcttGCATATATAAATGTGACAGCATGTTtactattctcttttttaaaaaattatttctgggtaatatggctaacatggaaatttgttttatattactatatatctgaaatgggtttttatttttcttctcttattaaagaagagaaggaaaaaaggaagcaagaaaatttgaaaagggaaagaaaaaaatagaaaaatagaaaattaggaaACTTAGGTAAAGAGGGGTTCAGTTACCTACAATCACAGTTATTAATGTGATTCTACTCATTCTTCAATCTGCCCATCAACAAACAGGCCACCCCATCCCACTGAGGATAATTCCACCTTGAGGCCAGCTAGATCAGGGGTTGGCAAAACTTTTTCTACAAAGGGACAGACAATAAGTATCTTAGGCTTTTCAGGTCAAGAGGCAAAATCAAACATATAGGTTTTGTACAATTTGAGACATATGTTTTACCAATAGCCTTATCTACTGTGACAGACAAATGCAAGATATACTCACTCCAACATAGATCTTCTTACAACAAAAAGCTTTCCTTGTTCTGGACGATTTCTCAAATCCCtgtcaaagaataagaaattttaaGTGCTTGAAGGGCTATTAGAAATTTGGTTTCATACAAGGCAAATGttttaaagtgaagaaaaagCAGCATTCTTACCTAGCTCTGTGGTTATTCTTTCCTCCATTGAGGATGGCAAACGACGTTGCAGAACCAGAAATATCCAGTGAGGTTGATTTATCAATAAGATTAGTCACAAATTCATCAAACTGATTACCTACTTCCTTCATAAAAAATGGCTTCAactgctataaaaataaaagaaaacattagttGCTTCAAAGATACTGAATTTTGTCAGTATAGACACACTTTCACCAATATAGATCAAAAAGTTTTAATGCTTTCGTAGATGATCTAAAAGCATCATCATTtggtgccaaaaaaaaattacttgtgaTATTTCTTTGAACATTTATGTAAGGAGGAGATTCCATATATGGCATACCAGGAGATTGAGTGTCCAAAGAAATACTACTGcactaaaaaaacccaaactactCTGTGACCCTCAAAGTAAAGCAGGCTTTCATAGAAGCTGGGAGGAATCACAAGCTCCTGGTTCAAGTCATAGAATAGAGTGCATGAAGAGCCCTACCATGGTTTGATGTCAGGACAATCTCCCCAGAGCAAAACCATCTCAGGGGCTCTCTAATCATCCCTTGACTCCCAACAGCCCAGGCTGATATGGCTGAGGTTGGGGTGGGGGGGCAAGGTTAACCGTCTCAGGTCTGCAAGTGTCCTTGACAACTAGGTAGGAGATAATTGACCAAGATAAAAGACCAAGGTCTTTCCAATTTAGGAGGACCTGCCAGGAGTGGAGCCCATTATCACGTCTTCTTGTCATGATGAAACACAGACTTTGAGACCCATAACGTGTTTATGGTTCAATGACTACACTCTTGAGGGTTCTTCAATTGAAGATGGACCAAGGTAGGATTAAACTTGCAAACAAAAGTTCAGCAGAATTCATGCGAATGGAAAGCCCCCAGCTGGGGGTGTTGCTGCCCACTTCTCAGAAGAGGACCAAATGCAGGGTGAGGGCTTGACATCTGCATGAACTGGATTCAAGGAaagcctccctctctcctctggaATCATCCAGAGCAAGCAGCAAGATAGAAGTCGAGATGACCATGATGGCCCAGGGTGACCATGATGGACTGGGATGACCGCCCTTTTACATTTAAGGCCTTTCCCAGGCTTTGCTTTTTAACCtgaaagcactataaaaatgtatCATCATTAACTGTTTGTAAAGCCTTCTATTGCTTGGGAATAGTGCTAATGTCTGAAATAGTTTCCCTAGCCCTAGTCTCTCCCCATTTCTAAGCCATCATTCAGGATGCCAAAGAAATCTCAAAACCCCTCCAGAGATCCTtatcaccccctcccccaataaaataaaaccctGAGCCAGCCCAGCTTTCCATCATAATGCTTTTTACAAACTTTATATTTTGGGCAAACTGGACTACTTCCCAGTTCGCCAAGCTCATTCTGCTCACTCATGTCTATTTACATTCTTCAAGACCCTGTGCTCAGGAAACTCTGAAAATAATGTTCTTAATATGAAACAGTTATTTGCGTACATATTCCACCCCTCATCTAGCTCGCAATAATTTGCACCATTGGAAAAGTGGAACATCGAATGTAaacaaatgtaaatgtaaatagaTGTGTGGAACTTTTTTTGTGTCTATTTCAACTGAAAAAATCCCTACTTACCTCACAAACtttttataagaatcaaataacaatcaaatttttaaaaatgtacacgAAAGCATAATGAAAATCTGAGATATGGggccaaggagaaaatatcatgATGGACTAATTTGTTTTTACCAAAGGACAAGATGAGGAAGCAAAGAGAGTGTATGTAGCCAATGCAGGAAGGTGAgaacagagaagagaggaaagggaaataaataagTTGGGGTCATCTAGCCATGCAAAAAGGAAAGCCTGTTCATTATAACACAAATGATCAAATGAAAAGAGTTCAGattaaactcctttaaaaatggATTCTCCTCTGACTATTCTATGCTTTTAAACTTTGACCCAGGACCAAGGGGAGATTACACAAATACAAAGAACTCTAAGAATTAGTGCACAAGAGAGGTAAGAATGAAGAACTAACACATGGCCAGTGGGGCCTTCAGCAGAATGAGAGGAGAATGTATTCCAGATGTGAGCACAGAAAGATCAAGGTCAAATTCTGAAAATGAGATAAACCTAAATCCAGTCTACTTGATCCAAAGTGAGAGGCCCTCAAATGCAGGCGAAGGAGCTTGCAGCTAATTCAGTAAACAATAGGGAATTACTGCAAGTAGTAATGACAGTAAAATTCTGCTTGATCTGAGTCAaccctgtaaaattatgtaaaatcaccaagAAAATGTCTCTTTTGATCTACAAACCCAAATGGTTTGCATCCTTTGGAGCAAGGTAAGCCTTCTTGGAGGAAGTCACAACTCCAGGTGAGACTCCCCTTTAGACTCATGCATAAAGTGGGTCTTCAGAAAATGACCCTTTGCAAGatcacttctctcttgagaatgatatGCCCGCCAAGAGAGTCCCTCTTAGTGTTTTCTTttaacaataaagcttttttggagaatggctgaataaattgtggtatatgaatattatggaatattattgtttggtaagaaatgaccaacaggatttcagagaaacctggagagacttacacgaactgatgctgagtgaaacgagcaggccaggagatcattatatacttcaacaataatactatatgatgatcaattctgatggacctggccatcttcaacaatgagatgaactaaatcagttccaatggagcagtaatgaactgaaccagctatacccagcaaaagaactctgggagatgacaagaacccttacattgaattcccaatcgctatatttttgcctgtctgcatttttaatttctttcacaggctaattgtacagtatttcaaagtccgattatttttgtacagcaaaataacagtttggacacgtacacttatattgtatttaatttatactttaacatatttaacatgtattggtcatcctgccatctaggggagggagtgggaggaaggagggggaaaattggaacaaaaggtttggcaattgtcaatgctgtaaaattacccatacatataacttgtaaataaaaagctattaaaatttttaaaaaaagaatacatgacAAATgcaaactgaaaaacaaacaaacaaacaaaaacaataaagctTTTTACCATAGCCTTTGGGTTTAGCGAAATTCCTTCCCTGCAAATTTACACCTTGGGACAGCTGACCCTCACCCATTCCTGCCTAACCTCTTCTTCGGTACCCTCAGCCTTCATCAGTAGCAATGTGGCTATGAATAAAGCTGTCTCTACTGCGGGCAAGGTATTGTAGAAGGTCCTAGAGAGAATGGCCATTTCTTGGCCCTGGCAGGGGGGAAggtgagggggaagaagaaacaTAACATAAGATCCTGAAGGGTTAGAATGAACATTTCCCTTTAGTTCGGGTTCTCAGCATCCCAAGGCTGGAATACCATAATATCCTCCTAGGGTCTCTAGCCTCCAATCTCTCCCTTAGTACAATGTGTCCTCTACAAAGGCAGAGGAATGATTTTCACTGAAAGGTCTAATCATGTCACCCTTCCCTCTCCAATGCTGGCTAAATTCCACTGATTTGCTGGAGGATCAAACACAAGCTGctttttccagtcttattatatATACGTCCCTGctcctttttttcatattacaatCTGGGAAACTGGCCTTGCTCCACAACTTTTAagtgaaatctttcctgatgctctccttcactttttttgtattctaaaaataaaaatatttatagacttTGAGGAGAGATTATTTTCATGCCCTCTCATCTAACACAGTGCTGCTTGATAGGCTGAAGGAACATAAAGTTGATGGTGATGACACCTGAGATTTTGATTCTGTGTAACTAGAAGAATGTTGATTCCGCAAACAAACAGGGAGGTTTAAGGCGAAATGAAGATGAGGAACTATTCTACTTGCATCCCAAGGGAAGACCTCCATTTCCCAAC includes:
- the SOAT1 gene encoding sterol O-acyltransferase 1 isoform X2, which gives rise to MMVGEEKSSVRNRWLTSKEKDEEKTSSHKEETRQIPEETPQTPGNGQFDSEQCLTRKILLTAEAEQLKPFFMKEVGNQFDEFVTNLIDKSTSLDISGSATSFAILNGGKNNHRARDLRNRPEQGKLFVVRRSMLDELLEVNHIRTIYHMFIALLILFILSTLVVDYIDEGRLVLEFSLFTYAFGKFPVVICTWWIMFLSTLIIPYLLFEHWAKGYATSSRPILHSCFYGMLFMLFQIVGLGCGSTYIVLTYMLPPASRFIVILEQVRFIMKAHSFIRENVPRVLDATKEKSRTIPIPQVNQYLYFLFAPTLIYRDSYPRNPTIRWSYVATQFAQPHWMTNSFPDVVQPSTAMPYTSCWWDLEHSSFISVLLRAFLSLQDPLWVLTSIIFLSFLSPPVYLKVISLSLNVLFIPLFFLKFYLVASLFVCVLCFMHSPQFVNYHLYIPSS